The Struthio camelus isolate bStrCam1 chromosome 12, bStrCam1.hap1, whole genome shotgun sequence genome includes a window with the following:
- the C12H15orf61 gene encoding uncharacterized protein C15orf61 homolog, producing MLALRRLHEAAVGLLLRPRGGAAAARPAASEVLSQHLRQRGLPHWTSYCVKYSAVRNDQFGLSHFNWRVDGANYHVLRTGCFPFVKYHCSRAAPRDLALQNAAFTALKVLNAGIPTLLYGIGSWFFVSVTETVHTSHGPVTIYFLNKEDEGAMY from the exons ATGCTGGCGCTGCGGCGGCTGCACGAGGCGGCGGTGGGCCTGCTgctgcggccgcggggcggggcggcggcagcccggccggccgcctccgaggTGTTGAGTCAGCACCTGCGCCAGCGCGGCCTGCCCCACTGGACCTCGTACTGCGTCAAGTACAGCGCCGTGCGCAACGACCAGTTCGGGCTGTCCCACTTCAACTGGCGGGTGGACGGCGCCAACTACCACGTCCTGCGCACCGGCTGCTTCCCCTTCGTCAAGTACCACTgctcgcgcgccgccccgcgggaCCTGGCGCTCCAGAACGCCGCCTTCACCGCCCTCAAGGTCCTCAACGCCG gcaTCCCAACTTTACTGTATGGAATTGGCTCCTGGTTCTTTGTCAGTGTCACAGAGACTGTTCATACGAGTCACGGCCCGGTTACtatttatttcctaaataaagAAGATGAAGGTGCAATGTACTGA